In a genomic window of Stakelama saccharophila:
- a CDS encoding class I SAM-dependent methyltransferase: MERIVYDRMAAHDSTHWWYRARREVLADYLTREAALPADARILEIGCGTGHNLPMLARFGTVDAIEIDPAAAAIAGKRLGKPVGSAPLPALGGVPRGAYDLIAVLDVVEHIEDDVAALAAMAECLKPGGAILITVPAHPWMWSAHDEVNHHHRRYSKRALGKAIRAAGLRHNGLRWFNSLLFPAAVAARAAGKLTGKEDSDDSPPPAALNRAFQAIFGLERHLIGRVPMPPGLSIITLASKD; the protein is encoded by the coding sequence ATGGAACGCATCGTTTATGACCGGATGGCCGCGCACGATTCGACGCATTGGTGGTATCGCGCCCGGCGCGAGGTGCTGGCCGACTATCTGACGCGCGAGGCGGCGCTGCCGGCGGATGCGCGCATTCTCGAGATCGGCTGCGGCACGGGGCACAATCTGCCGATGCTGGCGCGCTTCGGCACGGTGGATGCGATCGAGATCGATCCCGCCGCCGCCGCGATCGCGGGCAAGCGGCTGGGCAAGCCGGTCGGCAGTGCCCCGCTGCCCGCGCTGGGCGGCGTGCCGCGCGGCGCCTACGACCTGATCGCGGTGCTGGACGTGGTCGAGCATATCGAAGACGACGTGGCGGCCCTTGCGGCGATGGCCGAGTGCCTGAAACCGGGCGGCGCCATCCTGATCACCGTTCCGGCGCATCCCTGGATGTGGAGCGCGCATGACGAGGTGAACCACCATCACCGGCGCTATTCGAAGCGTGCGCTGGGCAAGGCGATCCGCGCCGCCGGCCTGCGCCACAACGGGTTGCGCTGGTTCAACTCGCTGCTCTTTCCCGCCGCCGTCGCCGCGCGCGCCGCGGGCAAGCTCACGGGCAAGGAGGACAGCGACGATTCGCCGCCGCCGGCCGCGCTCAACCGCGCATTCCAGGCGATCTTCGGGCTGGAACGGCATCTGATCGGCCGGGTGCCGATGCCACCCGGCCTGTCGATCATCACGCTGGCGTCGAAAGACTGA